The genome window ACGGCGAACGGGCAGCGCAGCCGGAACGGGCAGCCGGTGGTGGCCGGCGCCGCCTCGGTCCGCCCCGCGGGCTTGGGCGGCTCGCCGCCGATCCGCGGCACCGCGTCCCGCAGCGCGAGCGTGTAGGGGTGGGCCGGCCGGGTGAGCAGGTCGAGCGTGGCCCCGCTCTCCACCACCCGCCCGGCGAACATCACGTGCGCGGTGTGGCAGAGCCGCGCCACGACCCCGAGGTTGTGGCTGATGAGCAGGTAGCCGAGCCCGCGCTCCGCGGCGAGCCGCTCCAGCAGGTCGAGGATCCGCGCCTGCACGGTGACGTCGAGGGCGCTGGTCGGCTCGTCGAGCACGAGCACCCGCGGGTCCACCGCGAGGGCCCGGGCGATCGCCACCCGCTGCCGCTGGCCGCCGGAGAGCTGGTGCGGCCGGCGCTCGGCGAGCGCCGCGTCGAGCCCCACGTCGGCGAGCAGCTCGGCGATCCGCTCCCGCCGCTCCTTCCGGTCCATCCGGTGGTGGACCTGGAGCGCCTCACCGATCGACGCGCCCACGGTCATCCGGGGGTTGAGCGCCTCGCTGCCGTCCTGGAAGACCGGCTGCACGTTCCCCCGGAACTCGGTCCAGCCCTTCCGGTCGAGCTCGGCGAGGTCGCGGGAGCCGTACCGGATCGCGCCGGAGCGCGGGCGGAGCAGGCCGAGGAGGGCGCGGGCGAGGGTGGTCTTGCCCGAGCCGCTCTCCCCGATCAGGCCGACGCCCCCGCCGGCGCCCACGGTGAGGCTGACGTCGTGCACGACCGCCGTGCCGCCGTAGCCGAGGGTGACCCGCTCGGCGCTCAGCACCGGCGGCTCGGGTGCCTGGTCCGTACCGTTCACGCGGGTCATGCCTGCACCTCCGCGGAGTGCCCCGGCAGCCGGGGGACGGCGGCGATCAGGTCCTTGGTGTACTGCTCGCGCGGCCGGGCGAACACGCCGGCGGCCGGGCCGCTCTCCACCACGGCGCCGTCCTTCATCACCACGACCCGGTCGGCGATCGAGGAGACGAGCGCCAGGTCGTGGGAGACGAGCAGGACGGCAAGGCCGCGCTCCTCGTGCAGCCGGCGGAGCACCGCGACCACCTCGGCCTGCACGGTCACGTCGAGCGCGCTGGTCGGCTCGTCGGCGAGCAGCACCTCGGCCCCGAGCGCGAGGGCGAGCGCGATGGCGAACCGCTGCGCCTGCCCGCCGGAGACCTGGTGGGGGTAGCGCCGCAGCACCTCGGGCGGGAGCAGCACGTCGGCGAGGGCCCGCTCCGCCCGGGCCCGGGCCTCGTCCCCCTTCACCCCGTGCCGGGCGAGCGCGCGGCGCATCAGCGTGCCGAGCCGCATGGTCGGGTTGAGCGCGGACTGCGGGCTCTGCAGCACCAAGGCCACCGTGGAGCCGCGGATCCGCCGCAGCTCGGCCGGCCCGGCGGCGAGCACGTCCACCCCTGCGACCGTGATGCTCCCCGTGACGGCCGCCCCCTCCAGCAGGCCGAGGATCGCCAGCAGGGTGGTGGTCTTGCCCGAGCCGCTCTCCCCGACGATCGCGACGCACTCCCCGCGCGCCACGTCGAGCTCGGGCACGGTGGCGATCACCCGGTCGCCGATCCGGACCTGAAGGTCGCGGACACTGATCAGTGCGTCGCTCATCGGGCCAGCCTCGCCCTCAGCCCTTCGCCGAGCATGTTGCAGGCGAACGCGGTGATCAGGATCGCGAGCCCGGGGAAGGTCACCACCCACCAGTTGGTGGTGAAGAGCGCCTGCCCCTGCTCGACCATGAGCCCCCACTCGGCGGTCGGCTCGTGCGCGCCGAGGCCGAGGTAGGAGAGGGCCGCCGCGGTGAGGATCACCCCGCCCCCGTCGAGGGAGAGCTGGACCAGCACCGGGGTGAGCGCGTTCGGCAGCACGTGCCGGAAGACGATGAGCGGCGCGGGCACGCCGAGGCACCGGGCGGCGTCGACGAACCCCCGGGTGGCGACCGAGGAGGCCACCGAGGCGGTCAGCCGGGTGTACCACGGCCACCAGGTGGCCGAGATGGCCACGATCACCGTGGTCACGCTCGGCTGGAGCACCACGGCGAGGGCGAGGGAGAGCAGGAGCGCGGGGAACGCCAGGAACACGTCGGTCACCCGCATGATCACGTCGCGCACCCAGCCCCCGGCGTAGCCGGCCACGACCCCGAGGATCACGCCGACCGTCCCCGAGATGGCGAGCACCGCCACGACGATCACGAGCGAGGTGCGCGCGCCGAACAGCACCCGGCTCAGCACGTCCCGGCCGACCTGGTCGGTGCCGAACCAGTGCTCCGCGCTCGGCGGGAGCAGCGCCTCGGTCGGGTGGGTGGCCGAGCCGCCGTCCTCCGGGTAGGGCGCGATCCACGGCGCGAACACCGCGGCGAGCACGATGATCCCGAGCAGCACCGCCCCGGCCACGGCGAGCCGGTCCACCCCGGCGAGCCGGGAGAGCGGGGTACGGCGCAGCGTGGGCAGGGCGCCGGCGGGGGCCGTCATCGCACCCTCACCCGGGGGTCGATCACCGCCTGGAGCAGGTCCACGGCGAGGTTGACGAGCACGTACAGCGTGGCCACCAGGAGGGTGACCCCCGCGATGGCCGGGGTGTCGAGCGCGCGGATCGAGTCGGCCGCGTACCGGCCGAGGCCCGGCCAGTTGAACACCGCTTCCACCAGGAAACCGTTCACGAGCGAGTAGGCGAAGACCAGCGCGAGCAGGGTGAGCACGGGGTTGAGCGCCGGCCGGAGGGAGAACCGGGTGAGCACGGCCGTCTCCCCGAAGCCCAGGGCCCGCTCCAGCCGGGCGTGGTCCCGGGCCGACTCCTCGATGAGGGTGGCCCGGGTGAGCTGGGCGACCACGCCGGCCGGGTAGGCGGCCATCACCGTGGCCGGCAGCACGAGGTGCCAGAGCGTGCTGGTGAAGATCGGCCAGTTGCCGGTGATCAGCGCGTCCACGATCGTGATCGTGGTCCATTCGCGGAGCGGGCTGGTCTGGTCGAGGTTCTGGTCGTACTCGCCGGCCACC of Thermobispora bispora DSM 43833 contains these proteins:
- a CDS encoding ABC transporter ATP-binding protein, producing the protein MTRVNGTDQAPEPPVLSAERVTLGYGGTAVVHDVSLTVGAGGGVGLIGESGSGKTTLARALLGLLRPRSGAIRYGSRDLAELDRKGWTEFRGNVQPVFQDGSEALNPRMTVGASIGEALQVHHRMDRKERRERIAELLADVGLDAALAERRPHQLSGGQRQRVAIARALAVDPRVLVLDEPTSALDVTVQARILDLLERLAAERGLGYLLISHNLGVVARLCHTAHVMFAGRVVESGATLDLLTRPAHPYTLALRDAVPRIGGEPPKPAGRTEAAPATTGCPFRLRCPFAVDRCQEEAPRLKRVGTRNVACHRAKTVLELSAPGTPVEARRRARLRRSRGLWRRRRRR
- a CDS encoding ABC transporter ATP-binding protein — translated: MSDALISVRDLQVRIGDRVIATVPELDVARGECVAIVGESGSGKTTTLLAILGLLEGAAVTGSITVAGVDVLAAGPAELRRIRGSTVALVLQSPQSALNPTMRLGTLMRRALARHGVKGDEARARAERALADVLLPPEVLRRYPHQVSGGQAQRFAIALALALGAEVLLADEPTSALDVTVQAEVVAVLRRLHEERGLAVLLVSHDLALVSSIADRVVVMKDGAVVESGPAAGVFARPREQYTKDLIAAVPRLPGHSAEVQA
- a CDS encoding ABC transporter permease, whose amino-acid sequence is MTAPAGALPTLRRTPLSRLAGVDRLAVAGAVLLGIIVLAAVFAPWIAPYPEDGGSATHPTEALLPPSAEHWFGTDQVGRDVLSRVLFGARTSLVIVVAVLAISGTVGVILGVVAGYAGGWVRDVIMRVTDVFLAFPALLLSLALAVVLQPSVTTVIVAISATWWPWYTRLTASVASSVATRGFVDAARCLGVPAPLIVFRHVLPNALTPVLVQLSLDGGGVILTAAALSYLGLGAHEPTAEWGLMVEQGQALFTTNWWVVTFPGLAILITAFACNMLGEGLRARLAR
- a CDS encoding ABC transporter permease, whose amino-acid sequence is MVRYLTRRLGQAALVVAGVVVLTFIVTRLVPGDPAVAYAGPKATAEQLARVRAQFGLDDPLPVQLWNYARDLVTGDWGVSLHTKRPVLEDLMQAFPASLELVGAALIIAVVTGIPLGVLAARYRGRLPDLSIRLSSMLAVSVPVFWLALALQTLFASKLGWFPVAGEYDQNLDQTSPLREWTTITIVDALITGNWPIFTSTLWHLVLPATVMAAYPAGVVAQLTRATLIEESARDHARLERALGFGETAVLTRFSLRPALNPVLTLLALVFAYSLVNGFLVEAVFNWPGLGRYAADSIRALDTPAIAGVTLLVATLYVLVNLAVDLLQAVIDPRVRVR